A region of the Bradysia coprophila strain Holo2 unplaced genomic scaffold, BU_Bcop_v1 contig_232, whole genome shotgun sequence genome:
CAAGAGACCAAAGTCTCCCAAGAGACCAAAGTCTCCCAAGAGACCAAAGTCTTCCAAGAGACCAAAGTCTTCCAAGAGACCAAAGTCTCCCAAGAGACCAAAGTCTCCCAAGAGACCAAAGTCTCCCAAGAGACCAAAGTCTCCCAATTGACCAAAGCCTCACAAGAGACCAAAGTGTCCCAAGAGACCAAAGTCTCCCAAGAGACCAAAGTCTCCCAAGTGACCAAAGTCTTCCAAGAGACCAAAGTCTTCCAAGATACCAAAGTCTACCTAGATACCATAAGTCGTTCAGGTGTAACAAGGGTCTATCGGGTGCATTGGACGAATCagatttcaaattcaatttttgggtTCGCTTCATCGAGCACATTTATTGGACGCAAAACAAACCGTTTCTCACAAAAATGCTAACACTTCAACGCCTCTTGTAATTTCCGTCGTGCCACCTGTACTCGATCCTCCTGACGCCGTATATCGTCTTCGTTTATATTCACCGAATGCATGAGCGGTTGATCGGGATTCAAAAATACGCCCGGATTCATTTGCAGCACAGCTTTGGATGCCTGTTGACCGGTCACGGCCTGTGAAGTGACATGCAACGACGTTGCAACGGACTGGAGTAGTGTGCCGTCATCAACATTCGGTCCGACCGGTTTCAGTCCCTTTGGCAGCTCGACTGGACCCAATTCAACGCCGTCAACGTCACAAGCTCGAAGGCCCTGAAATGAAATGTCGAGATTTGGGAATGTTGCTGATTTCATTGTGTGTCACACGACAATTTACCTCCAGTCGCTTTGCCCAGAATAATTGATTTGGTTTGTCCAGTGTGCCGTGTTTTAAGTCTGCTTTGGATTTGCTGTCCTGCGTTTTGTAAACTGTGACGGGCTGTTTGAATATTGAAGCTGTTTGTCTGATTGGTGGAACGAGTGACACGTCCGTTCGCATGCCGCGGCTAAAagcgaaatgatttttttttagaaaaattctttttttatcgaacatAGGGTCGACGCACCAGTCTCTGGACATGTAGTCGGATACCTACTGTTCTGTCGTTCAATGAAACGTTCTTTTGGAAAACAGCCGACCGAAATCGGATGCATTTTCCATATGTGCCCAGAAGGGTATTTGACCGTAGAAGCCAAAAcagcttttaaaaaaatcgtcaaatccAGTGTGACCAGTGGGAGGAGATCAAAATCCGAAAATTAGCACTCTTCTTACAGATattgctccagttacacgagctgCACAGGATCGTGTGgagtgtcattagaaaggtaattttatgttgtttcgGGGCAAATATggtcttatgggggtttgGTATCATCTACGATTCCTTATAAGCAcgtaaacatttcaacttctcatatttcatcgtagatgcttccaaacccccataagaccATATTTGCCCcgaaacaacataaaattacctttctaatgacaccccacaaaaccttgtacggctcgtgtaactggagaaatttctgaAAGAAAATTGCATGTTGTAGATCACATCCCGCTAACCATacaacgaattttcaaaaaaatacttttggcTTCAGAGGACATCGGTCGGCTGTTTTTggaaagaatccctcaaaacAATAGGTGAGCCGATTGCTAGTACATGCCCGGAGACTGGTGTCGCCAACCTAAATCAACAGAAGCGgcaaataataacaaaaaacgaaattgaagtaaaaaacGAATGTGTGGTGTGGTGGATGCAGTTAGGAGAGTAGATAAATGTGGAGCAATAAAAAGCCAACGATAGGGATGAACATAAGGGCgaactgaaaataaaaataaaaaaaattcgggcAACCGCGGAACCAGtggaacaaaagaaaaactcaaactCAAAAAAGAGGCCGAACGAAAGCAAAATCGAACAATCATGACACCTGTACTCAATGCTCAACGGGTGCTTATTCGGTGGCACCGATGACGGTAACATTTCAATGATTGATCGTTGCATGTTTGTCGAGCGAATGGCCTGcggttgctgttgttgttgctgctgctgctgctgttgctgATGGAACAGGGATTGTTGAGCATTTGGTATATTGCGTCCGGTTTGAAAATCAAACGACGACAGATCTACAGTGTCGCCCAATTGACGAATCAATTTCGATTTGGTGTCCACTTTACTACCCAGCGGACTGTTACGGaaattgtacacaaaatttctCGTCAGAATTGAGTTGAAGATAAAGGGTTACACCGTTGCTTACTCGTATAATTCGTAAAGAAATCCTGTGAAACAAATGGCTAAAGGTCAATCCACTCTTACCTGTAATAGAAGACGTCTACTTTCCCTGCTGATAAGcccgactttcgcattatctCCTCTCGTTGCCAGCCTTTCGGCAATGCAGCACAATCACTTTTACGCTCGATGGTAACGTTcatggttttttttgtgtcgttAATTTTGGTTGAAATGTTAGCCGCTCTTCATTCACAAAACAGTTTTTAATCGGagattcgttttttgtttaccTTATCTGTCATGTACAATGTAACCCAAACATACTACTACTGATGAACAGCCATTTTGACTTTTGTAGGAATGACAAATCGTCGTCTTGTGTAACAGTGTTGACAGCACTATTGTCGAATGACATTGGTGAATCAAAATGCATATATTGCTAGGTCACTGGGCTCAAGTCCGTTTTGGACCATATATACGGCCAAACGCGCTGAAATGAGTTAAAAACGACTGTATAAAAGAAACAATAAAGCCGAATGCCTTGGTTAGGAGATAATACCGCAAAAAAAGTGACCAGCGTCCAAAAATAATTGACATTTTTActaaggttctgaaagaacaggtgaAGACACTCGCGAAGACGGGTGaatcacaaatttaattttgacaatttagacatgcttttttaaacacactcattatAGATtgtatgaaaacaaaatttgagtaaagaaaattatttttatcaagttgacatttcacacaatctgtaatgagtcaaaattgtcaaaatttgtgtttcaccgcCTTAGTGATGAACTCGGAAGTGTTCTTTCAGAGCCTTGATTTTTAC
Encoded here:
- the LOC119075710 gene encoding methyl-CpG-binding domain protein 2 isoform X1, which encodes MNVTIERKSDCAALPKGWQREEIMRKSGLSAGKVDVFYYSPLGSKVDTKSKLIRQLGDTVDLSSFDFQTGRNIPNAQQSLFHQQQQQQQQQQQQPQAIRSTNMQRSIIEMLPSSVPPNKHPLSIEYSRGMRTDVSLVPPIRQTASIFKQPVTVYKTQDSKSKADLKHGTLDKPNQLFWAKRLEGLRACDVDGVELGPVELPKGLKPVGPNVDDGTLLQSVATSLHVTSQAVTGQQASKAVLQMNPGVFLNPDQPLMHSVNINEDDIRRQEDRVQVARRKLQEALKC
- the LOC119075710 gene encoding methyl-CpG-binding domain protein 2 isoform X2 — protein: MNVTIERKSDCAALPKGWQREEIMRKSGLSAGKVDVFYYSRGMRTDVSLVPPIRQTASIFKQPVTVYKTQDSKSKADLKHGTLDKPNQLFWAKRLEGLRACDVDGVELGPVELPKGLKPVGPNVDDGTLLQSVATSLHVTSQAVTGQQASKAVLQMNPGVFLNPDQPLMHSVNINEDDIRRQEDRVQVARRKLQEALKC